A single genomic interval of Prunus dulcis chromosome 5, ALMONDv2, whole genome shotgun sequence harbors:
- the LOC117628442 gene encoding peptidyl-tRNA hydrolase, chloroplastic → MNVAASLSSIATVRFPNCHRCFRSSKTLIPSSSLRIMSQFSSSPSASSAPPMSSNTAAVESKKPPKQPWLIVGLGNPGKKYHSTRHNVGFEMVDAIAEAEGISLSSVSFKALVGKGLIGDVPVIFAKPQTFMNKSGESVGSIVSYYKIPLKQVLVIFDDLDLPFAKLRLLPKGGHGGHNGMRSVIDHFKGSRDFPRLRIGIGRPPGKMDPVNFVLRPFTKQELEELNFTFQDGVEAVRILLLEGFNKSATFVNSAKPLEQCG, encoded by the exons atgaacGTTGCTGCTTCTCTATCATCTATCGCCACCGTTCGCTTCCCCAATTGCCACCGCTGCTTTCGCTcctcaaaaaccctaattccaTCTTCGTCGCTTCGGATAATGTCTCAATTCTCGTCATCACCCTCCGCCTCATCTGCGCCGCCAATGAGCTCGAACACGGCGGCTGTCGAATCCAAGAAGCCGCCCAAGCAGCCGTGGCTCATCGTAGGCCTTGGAAACCCCGGAAAGAAATACCACAGCACTCGCCACAAC GTGGGTTTTGAGATGGTGGATGCTATAGCTGAAGCTGAAGGGATATCATTGAGCAGTGTTTCTTTCAAAGCCCTGGTCGGAAAAG GCCTTATTGGGGATGTTCCAGTTATATTTGCCAAACCACAAACTTTCATGAATAAAAGCGGTGAGTCA GTTGGATCCATTGTTTCGTATTACAAGATTCCGTTGAAGCAAGTACTTGTG atcTTTGATGATCTAGATCTCCCTTTTGCAAAACTGCGGCTGTTGCCAAAAGGTGGACATGGAGGGCACAATGG GATGAGGAGTGTCATTGATCACTTTAAAGGGAGTCGAGATTTTCCTCGTTTAAGGATCG GCATTGGACGGCCTCCTGGGAAAATGGATCCTGTGAACTTTGTTCTTCGTCCCTTTACTAAACAAGAACTTGAAGAG TTGAATTTTACGTTTCAAGATGGCGTAGAAGCGGTGCGTATTCTTTTGCTCGAGGGGTTCAACAAAAGCGCAACATTTGTTAATAGTGCCAAACCCTTGGAACAATGTGGTTAA